In Pogoniulus pusillus isolate bPogPus1 chromosome 1, bPogPus1.pri, whole genome shotgun sequence, one DNA window encodes the following:
- the LOC135176777 gene encoding transmembrane protein 151B-like, which produces MSSEGEAEAAAESGPGSTPAPGAAAAVREEQRPVKQSLSACMCRESHWKCLLLSILMYGCLGAVAWCQLARVTKLSFDSSFKGKSMIYHDSPCSDGYVYIPLAFLSMLYVVYLVECWHCHVKRELQYKADVDSVYECINRMQQATPCIWWKAISYHFVRRTRQVTRYRNGDAYTTTQVYHERVNTHVAEAEFDYSHCGYKDISKELLGLESYTATKLRFTKCFSFANVESENSYLTQRAHFFTEIEGLDDYMEVREGMQLKNVDFKELMMAYGDPDHLPWYVSHYAFWVAAILMISWPLRVLIEYRTAYVHYHVEKLLGLEYTAPTAAEEPLYRYRMPRDATQDSTELEWHICTNRQLIPSYSEAMLMDLASSPACNSYTVCRYGGTAQGCERCNRTSSTSSIFSRHALHSCSGNSRLSLNTSRFSLCRIHGSHRTGLWRSRSSSIAERGCQDEQCCSYSSQLAVNENPPTYHDARFFPVLIVHRPEGQDGRRFYIRRSSCLETSL; this is translated from the coding sequence CAACGCCCCGTGAAGCAGTCCCTGAGCGCCTGCATGTGCCGAGAGTCCCACTGGAaatgtctcctcctctccatcctcatgtatggctgcctgggagcagtggCCTGGTGTCAGCTGGCCCGAGTCACCAAGCTCAGTTTTGATAGCTCCTTCAAGGGCAAGTCCATGATCTACCATGACAGCCCATGCTCAGATGGCTATGTCTAtatcccactggccttcctcTCTATGCTGTACGTGGTGTACCTGGTGGAGTGCTGGCACTGCCACGTCAAGAGAGAGCTGCAGTACAAGGCAGACGTGGACAGTGTCTATGAATGCATCAACCGCATGCAGCAGGCCACTCCATGCATCTGGTGGAAGGCCATCAGCTACCACTTCGTGAGGCGAACCCGGCAGGTGACCCGGTACcgcaatggtgatgcctacacCACCACGCAAGTCTACCATGAGAGAGTCAACACCCATGTGGCTGAAGCTGAGTTTGACTACTCTCACTGTGGATACAAAGACATCTCCAAGGAGCTCTTGGGTCTAGAGAGCTACACAGCCACCAAGCTGAGGTTCACCAAGTGCTTCAGCTTTGCCAACGTTGAGTCTGAGAACTCTTATCTGACTCAGAGGGCTCACTTTTTCACAGAGATTGAGGGGCTGGATGACTACATGGAGGTGAGGGAAGGCATGCAGCTCAAAAATGTGGACTTTAAAGAGCTTATGATGGCCTATGGGGACCCAGATCACCTCCCATGGTATGTGTCCCACTATGCTTTCTGGGTGGCAGCTATCCTGATGATCTCGTGGCCACTCAGGGTGCTCATAGAGTATCGGACTGCTTATGTCCACTACCacgtggagaagctgctgggccTGGAGTACACAGCACCCACCGCAGCAGAGGAGCCCTTGTACCGGTACCGCATGCCCCGAGATGCCACGCAGGACAGCACCGAGCTGGAATGGCACATCTGCACCAACCGGCAGCTGATTCCCAGCTACTCCGAGGCCATGCTCATGGACTTGgccagctccccagcctgcaaCAGCTACACGGTGTGCCGGTACGGCGGAACAGCCCAGGGCTGCGAGCGCTGCAACCgcacctccagcacctcttCCATCTTCTCGCGGCACGCTTTGCACAGCTGCAGCGGCAACTCTCGCCTCTCCCTCAACACCAGCCGCTTCTCCCTCTGCCGCATCCACGGCTCCCACAGGACAGGCCTCTGGAGGagccgcagcagcagcatcgcAGAGCGAGGCTGCCAGGACGAGCAGTGCTGCTCCTACTCCAGCCAGCTGGCTGTCAACGAAAACCCCCCAACCTACCATGACGCCCGCTTCTTCCCCGTCCTGATCGTGCACAGGCCAGAGGGGCAGGACGGGCGGCGCTTCTACATCAGGCGCTCCTCCTGTCTAGAAACCTCTCTGTGA